The genomic DNA TGGCACAGAGTGAAAGTTCTCAGAGTGGTATGTTGAAGATGACTTtactggcttttttttattggtcCTTCAGGCAGTGGACTTGTGGTGGATCCGTAACACGCGCCCTCTGAGCAGTGCGCCATGGGCCCTGGCACCGCCTAACAGCCTGAGGTATCAGAGCGTCAAGCAGCCGGCGCTCTCCCACCCGTTCCACAATGCTAGCCCGTCTCAGAGAGGAGGCTTCTATGACGATGTCTGGGACGAGTCTCTCGGTGTGTGCGTGCTGGTGCGGCGGGGAGAGTCGGACGGCCTCCACTTCCTGCAGGACATCCCACTGTTTGGTCACTTTAACCTACGAGAGCTTCTGTCTCTTGAGGCTCCCAAGTCCTTCTCCCTGACCACGGTGGACGGCAGCCAAGAGGATGACATCAGCATGAGAAACGGTGTTTTTGCCATAGACAGAGAACATGGCTGCTTCAGAAGTTTGTTTGAAGCAGAGCGGTGTCCCGCGCCGTTCATGAACGGTTCTCAGTTTTATTGCTTCCATTGCCCGGGCGTGGAGCCCGTTTATGACAGTTGGCTGAAATCGAAGCGGCAGGACAACAAAAGTGCAGAGCGGCCTCGTCTGCATCCTATTACTCTGTGTCTGCATGCAGAGAGCGCACAGGGCGGCCATGCTGAAGGAGACAATGAAGAGCAGGAGAAAATGGCTGTGATGTACGAGAGACTGAGGATAGAGGTAAGAACAAACACTGTCTGGGGAGGCGCGTCTGTCTGTGAACAGAGGCTGTTATCCTCTAGTTCAACATTTTGCATATTAAACAAGTTGTTTTCTGTCTAATGatcaagtttaaaataaataaataactggtTTCTTTAACATTCActcaaatatttaattattatatcacaataattacacatat from Solea senegalensis isolate Sse05_10M linkage group LG20, IFAPA_SoseM_1, whole genome shotgun sequence includes the following:
- the lg20h6orf136 gene encoding uncharacterized protein C6orf136 homolog — encoded protein: MAVSRGGVAFWVGCVRSRSRRQPIKKQSWALGQAVDLWWIRNTRPLSSAPWALAPPNSLRYQSVKQPALSHPFHNASPSQRGGFYDDVWDESLGVCVLVRRGESDGLHFLQDIPLFGHFNLRELLSLEAPKSFSLTTVDGSQEDDISMRNGVFAIDREHGCFRSLFEAERCPAPFMNGSQFYCFHCPGVEPVYDSWLKSKRQDNKSAERPRLHPITLCLHAESAQGGHAEGDNEEQEKMAVMYERLRIELPKLFMKNHDYTMYSYDVEFINSILNFKTRGLVQYKVAVSLWSLLCLCYLTESHLEVLKLTKHVEDGTIQARWRIKGIPFHSVLLRFYRKDKSNLYRTYDAFSTFYLGGDGLIHCHKVEKVMPVQPPVLPTVTSLLAGALVALGAQEHRPALNLLPLLLSSLRHSRN